Proteins found in one Hyla sarda isolate aHylSar1 chromosome 7, aHylSar1.hap1, whole genome shotgun sequence genomic segment:
- the LOC130281556 gene encoding uncharacterized protein LOC130281556 has protein sequence MCTLGNSGRKKRFSTREKQVLVEEVCAKYDLLCGRDSERLPLSHRKNIWRDICDKVNAQGIQRRTVNDIQRKWHDCRRIVKAKLVKMYHHAKQTGGGPPSKKKLDATDDLVANTFLKEQIEGIGNFDVMAGLVGVFDKNNNDVDFDDDHDSVEELSDEVSRNQTNRSQPSKRHSDSRDSLARLVRSYVEKNENYYQKFLETQSLMQNVIEKSCSHISGQISEMTAAVKDLTSVIINVCQNSASHTATHSTHTEEMQNILEEKIEVDEVFLSSIPKSNNEPTPLQGEESVCDVVPTPEKFT, from the exons ATGTGTACTCTTGGCAATAGTGGACGGAAGAAACGTTTTTCTACACGCGAAAAGCAAGTTTTGGTCGAAgag GTCTGTGCAAAATATGATCTTCTTTGTGGACGGGATAGTGAACGGTTACCGCTCAGCCACCGTAAAAATATTTGGCGAGACATTTGTGATAAAGTTAATGCCCAAGGTATCCAAAGACGTACTGTAAATGACATTCAAAGAAAGTGGCATGATTGTCGTCGGATTGTGAAGGCGAAGCTTGTTAAAATGTATCATCATGCCAAACAAACAGGCGGGGGCCCTCCCAGCAAGAAAAAATTGGATGCTACTGATGATTTGGTTGCCAATACTTTTCTCAAAGAGCAGATTGAAGGGATAGGCAACTTTGATGTCATGGCTGGACTAGTTG GAGTGTTcgacaaaaataataatgatgttGATTTTGATGATGACCACGACAGTGTTGAAGAACTGTCTGATGAGGTTAGCCGTAACCAAACAAACAGAAGCCAGCCTTCCAAGCGACATTCTGACAGTAGGGACTCACTTGCACGTCTAGTGAGAAGTTATGTagagaaaaatgaaaattattaCCAGAAATTTCTGGAAACACAAAGTTTGATGCAAAATGTAATCGAAAAGTCTTGTTCACACATTAGTGGGCAAATTTCGGAAATGACTGCAGCAGTAAAAGATTTAACATCTGTCATTATAAATGTTTGTCAGAATTCTGCCAGCCATACTGCAACACACTCAACCCACACCGAAGAGATGCAAAATATTTTAGAAGAAAAAATTGAAGTTGACGAAGTGTTTCTGAGCTCAATTCCCAAATCTAACAATGAACCAACTCCATTGCAAGGAGAGGAATCAGTATGTGATGTAGTCCCCACCCCAGAAAAATTCACTTAG